In the Prochlorococcus sp. MIT 1307 genome, one interval contains:
- a CDS encoding RidA family protein codes for MNSFTSKAIYTNSAPAPVGPYSQAVLANGWLYCSGQIPLDHSSGLLVGEGDIKAETHQVLSNLKAVLRAAGSTPSQVVRTTIYLIDLNDFEAVNAIYAEAFTEGTSPARACVQVAALPKGARIEIDCIAYLGTKEG; via the coding sequence ATGAATTCTTTTACTTCAAAGGCCATCTACACAAATTCAGCACCAGCCCCTGTAGGGCCTTATAGCCAAGCAGTTTTAGCAAATGGGTGGCTTTACTGTTCAGGACAAATCCCATTAGACCATTCGAGTGGTCTCCTTGTAGGAGAAGGAGATATCAAGGCTGAAACTCATCAAGTGTTGAGCAATTTAAAGGCTGTTTTACGTGCCGCTGGTTCAACTCCATCTCAAGTGGTAAGAACAACAATCTATCTAATTGATCTAAATGATTTCGAAGCTGTTAACGCAATTTATGCAGAAGCCTTTACAGAAGGTACAAGCCCAGCAAGAGCTTGCGTTCAAGTAGCTGCTCTCCCGAAAGGCGCGCGCATAGAAATTGATTGCATCGCATATTTAGGGACAAAGGAGGGTTGA